The proteins below are encoded in one region of Malaclemys terrapin pileata isolate rMalTer1 chromosome 8, rMalTer1.hap1, whole genome shotgun sequence:
- the RABGGTB gene encoding geranylgeranyl transferase type-2 subunit beta isoform X7 — MSEYLRMSGVYWGLTVMDLMGQLQRMTKEEILAFIKSCQHECGGISASIGHDPHLLYTLSAVQILTLYDSLHVVDVNKIVDYVKSLQKEDGSFAGDKWGEIDTRFSFCAAATLALLGKLDVIDVEKAVKFVLSCMNFDGGFGCRPGSESHAGQIYCCTGFLAITGQLHQINADLLGWWLCERQLPSGGLNGRPEKLPDVCYSWWVLASLKIIGRLHWIDREKLRCFILACQDEETGGFADRPGDMVDPFHTLFGIAGLSLLGDEQIKPVSPVFCMPEDILQRINVQPELVS; from the exons ATGTCGGAATATTTGAGGATGAGTGGTGTCTACTGGGGACTGACAGTAATGGATCTCATGGGACAGCTGCAACGAATGACCAAAGAAGAAATTCTAGCATTCATCAAATCATGTCAACATGAGTGCGGTGGAATAAGTGCCAGTATAGGTCACGATCCTCACCTTTTATATACCCTTAGTGCTGTCCAG ATTCTTACCTTATATGATAGTCTCCATGTTGTTGATGTAAATAAAATTGTTGACTACGTAAAGAGCCTGCAAAAAGAAGATGGATCATTTGCTGGAGACAAATGGG GAGAAATAGATACAAGATTCTCTTTCTGTGCTGCAGCAACACTAGCTCTTTTG GGGAAGCTAGATGTCATTGATGTGGAAAAAGCAGTCAAATTTGTTTTGTCCTGTATGAACTTTGATGGAGGATTTGGTTGTAGACCAGGTTCTGAATCGCATGCAGGGCAG ATCTATTGTTGCACAGGATTTCTGGCTATAACAGGCCAGTTGCACCAAATAAATGCTGACTTGCTGGGCTGGTGGCTTTGTGAACGTCAGTTACCCTCTGGGGGTCTCAATGGAAGGCCAGAGAAG TTACCAGATGTATGTTATTCATGGTGGGTGTTAGCATCCCTGAAGATAATTGGTAGACTACATTGGATTGACAGAGAGAAATTGCGCTGCTTTATCTTGGCTTGCCAGGATGAGGAGACTGGAGGATTTGCAGACAGACCAGGAGATATG gtgGATCCTTTTCACACCTTATTTGGAATTGCTGGTCTATCATTGTTAGGAGACGAACAAATTAAGCCTGTCAGTCCTGTTTTTTGTATGCCTGAAGACATCCTTCAAAGAATAAATGTACAGCCTGAACTTGTGAGCTAG
- the RABGGTB gene encoding geranylgeranyl transferase type-2 subunit beta isoform X6 has protein sequence MEYCMSEYLRMSGVYWGLTVMDLMGQLQRMTKEEILAFIKSCQHECGGISASIGHDPHLLYTLSAVQILTLYDSLHVVDVNKIVDYVKSLQKEDGSFAGDKWGEIDTRFSFCAAATLALLGKLDVIDVEKAVKFVLSCMNFDGGFGCRPGSESHAGQIYCCTGFLAITGQLHQINADLLGWWLCERQLPSGGLNGRPEKLPDVCYSWWVLASLKIIGRLHWIDREKLRCFILACQDEETGGFADRPGDMVDPFHTLFGIAGLSLLGDEQIKPVSPVFCMPEDILQRINVQPELVS, from the exons GAGTACTGTATGTCGGAATATTTGAGGATGAGTGGTGTCTACTGGGGACTGACAGTAATGGATCTCATGGGACAGCTGCAACGAATGACCAAAGAAGAAATTCTAGCATTCATCAAATCATGTCAACATGAGTGCGGTGGAATAAGTGCCAGTATAGGTCACGATCCTCACCTTTTATATACCCTTAGTGCTGTCCAG ATTCTTACCTTATATGATAGTCTCCATGTTGTTGATGTAAATAAAATTGTTGACTACGTAAAGAGCCTGCAAAAAGAAGATGGATCATTTGCTGGAGACAAATGGG GAGAAATAGATACAAGATTCTCTTTCTGTGCTGCAGCAACACTAGCTCTTTTG GGGAAGCTAGATGTCATTGATGTGGAAAAAGCAGTCAAATTTGTTTTGTCCTGTATGAACTTTGATGGAGGATTTGGTTGTAGACCAGGTTCTGAATCGCATGCAGGGCAG ATCTATTGTTGCACAGGATTTCTGGCTATAACAGGCCAGTTGCACCAAATAAATGCTGACTTGCTGGGCTGGTGGCTTTGTGAACGTCAGTTACCCTCTGGGGGTCTCAATGGAAGGCCAGAGAAG TTACCAGATGTATGTTATTCATGGTGGGTGTTAGCATCCCTGAAGATAATTGGTAGACTACATTGGATTGACAGAGAGAAATTGCGCTGCTTTATCTTGGCTTGCCAGGATGAGGAGACTGGAGGATTTGCAGACAGACCAGGAGATATG gtgGATCCTTTTCACACCTTATTTGGAATTGCTGGTCTATCATTGTTAGGAGACGAACAAATTAAGCCTGTCAGTCCTGTTTTTTGTATGCCTGAAGACATCCTTCAAAGAATAAATGTACAGCCTGAACTTGTGAGCTAG